From Desulfomonilia bacterium, one genomic window encodes:
- a CDS encoding transposase: MRRGRFGEEQIIRILKEREAGVSLQEICRKYGMCE, translated from the coding sequence ATGAGGAGAGGGAGATTTGGAGAGGAGCAGATAATCCGGATACTGAAGGAGAGAGAGGCTGGGGTTTCATTACAGGAGATATGCCGCAAGTACGGGATGTGCGAGCA